In a genomic window of Aggregatimonas sangjinii:
- a CDS encoding 4a-hydroxytetrahydrobiopterin dehydratase has translation MEKLSVTEIETKLKTLDSWEYIDGAIETSLEFGNFKEAFATMTRIAFECELQGHHPDWSNVYKSLNIRLNTHDAGGVTEKDFKLAKAIENIVFGE, from the coding sequence ATGGAAAAACTATCGGTAACGGAAATCGAAACAAAACTAAAAACCCTGGACAGCTGGGAATATATAGATGGTGCCATCGAAACCTCGCTAGAATTCGGGAATTTCAAAGAAGCTTTCGCAACAATGACGCGTATCGCCTTTGAGTGTGAACTGCAAGGGCATCACCCCGATTGGAGCAATGTTTACAAATCGCTCAACATTCGCTTGAACACCCATGATGCAGGCGGCGTAACCGAAAAAGACTTTAAGCTGGCGAAAGCGATCGAGAACATCGTTTTTGGGGAGTGA
- a CDS encoding homoserine kinase: MKEIKVFCPATIANISCGFDVLGVALDSVGDEMVIRKTSENGIRITRLEGQNLPMETLQNVAGVAGLALLAASDYSGGFEIEIYKKIKAGSGIGSSAASSTGAVWAMNELLGNPFSKLELVQFAMEGERLASGVSHADNVAPALFGGFTLVRGYEPLDIVPIPSPSELFATVIHPQIEVKTSDSRKILKTKITLADGIKQWGNVGGLVAGLFTNDYDLIGRSLVDYIVEPIRSILIPGFDEVKIAAIEAGALGCGISGSGPSIFALSKGEEKAVKVGNAMREIYQNIGIDYDVHVSKINLDGVRSISS; this comes from the coding sequence ATGAAAGAGATCAAAGTTTTTTGTCCGGCAACCATCGCCAACATTTCTTGCGGGTTTGATGTGCTTGGCGTCGCCCTAGATTCGGTAGGGGATGAAATGGTCATTCGTAAAACCTCTGAAAACGGGATTCGCATCACTAGATTGGAGGGGCAGAACCTGCCCATGGAAACCCTTCAAAATGTGGCCGGAGTCGCAGGTTTGGCTTTGCTTGCCGCGAGCGACTATTCCGGTGGTTTCGAAATCGAAATCTATAAAAAAATAAAAGCTGGCAGTGGAATCGGAAGCAGTGCCGCAAGTTCCACAGGAGCCGTTTGGGCGATGAACGAACTACTGGGAAATCCCTTTTCAAAATTAGAATTGGTACAGTTCGCTATGGAAGGGGAGCGTTTGGCCAGTGGGGTTTCCCATGCCGACAACGTGGCCCCTGCCCTATTCGGCGGTTTTACGCTGGTGCGCGGGTACGAACCGTTAGACATTGTTCCAATACCAAGTCCGTCTGAATTATTTGCAACGGTAATACACCCACAGATAGAAGTGAAGACCTCCGATTCCAGAAAGATTTTGAAGACCAAGATTACTTTGGCAGACGGTATCAAACAATGGGGTAATGTGGGTGGACTGGTAGCCGGGCTTTTTACCAATGATTATGACTTGATAGGCCGCTCGTTGGTCGATTATATTGTAGAACCGATTCGATCGATTCTGATTCCCGGCTTCGATGAAGTGAAAATAGCCGCAATAGAAGCTGGTGCTTTAGGATGTGGCATATCGGGTTCCGGTCCTTCCATTTTTGCCTTGAGCAAAGGGGAGGAAAAAGCCGTCAAGGTTGGAAATGCGATGAGGGAAATCTATCAAAATATCGGAATCGATTACGATGTTCATGTGTCTAAGATAAATTTAGATGGGGTGCGGAGTATTTCATCATAA
- the gcvT gene encoding glycine cleavage system aminomethyltransferase GcvT: MNNTALTKTHEALGAKMVSFAGYKMPVSYEGVNVEHETVRNGVGVFDVSHMGEFLIGGPNALPLIQKVTSNDASKLTIGKAQYSCLPNETGGIVDDLIVYRIKEEQYLLVVNASNIKKDWDHISKYNLEFNAEMRDISEGFSLLAIQGPKAVEAMQSLTSIDLSKIKFYNFEVADFAEIEHVIISATGYTGSGGFEIYCKNEEVQQVWDKVFEAGADFGIKPIGLAARDTLRLEMGYCLYGNDINEETSPIEAGLGWITKFTKDFVNSEALANEKSHGPERKLIGFELNERGIPRHDYDIVDGQGIKIGVVTSGTMSPSLGKGIGLGYVPTIFSKVGSNIHIQIRKNAVPATVVKLPFYSV, translated from the coding sequence ATGAACAATACCGCCTTAACTAAAACCCACGAAGCCCTAGGGGCAAAAATGGTATCCTTCGCCGGTTATAAAATGCCTGTTTCTTATGAAGGTGTGAATGTCGAGCATGAAACTGTTCGTAATGGTGTAGGTGTCTTTGATGTATCACACATGGGAGAATTTTTGATTGGCGGCCCGAATGCCTTGCCTTTGATTCAGAAGGTTACTTCGAACGACGCATCAAAACTTACTATCGGCAAAGCCCAATACAGTTGCCTCCCAAATGAAACGGGCGGTATTGTTGACGACCTGATCGTATACCGTATTAAAGAAGAACAATACCTGCTGGTGGTTAACGCTTCGAATATTAAAAAAGATTGGGACCATATTTCAAAATACAACCTAGAATTCAATGCAGAAATGCGGGATATTTCCGAAGGCTTCTCCCTTCTGGCGATTCAGGGGCCAAAAGCGGTTGAGGCAATGCAGTCTTTAACTTCCATAGACCTCTCGAAAATCAAATTCTACAATTTCGAAGTCGCCGATTTTGCAGAAATCGAGCATGTCATCATCTCGGCAACCGGCTATACGGGTTCCGGCGGATTCGAAATTTACTGCAAGAACGAAGAGGTACAGCAAGTTTGGGATAAGGTTTTTGAAGCGGGAGCCGATTTCGGAATCAAACCTATAGGCCTGGCCGCAAGGGATACGTTGCGGTTAGAAATGGGATACTGTCTTTACGGCAATGACATCAACGAAGAAACTTCGCCCATAGAAGCCGGATTGGGCTGGATTACCAAATTCACCAAGGACTTTGTCAACAGCGAGGCACTTGCCAATGAAAAGTCACATGGCCCTGAACGCAAGCTTATCGGCTTCGAATTAAATGAACGCGGCATTCCAAGACACGATTACGATATTGTAGATGGACAGGGCATAAAGATAGGTGTAGTGACCTCCGGTACGATGTCCCCTTCGTTGGGAAAAGGTATTGGTCTGGGCTATGTACCGACCATTTTTTCCAAGGTGGGCAGTAACATCCATATTCAAATTCGCAAAAACGCCGTGCCTGCGACAGTTGTCAAACTTCCATTTTATTCTGTTTGA
- a CDS encoding glutaminase, translating into MIDYQAILDSIAIGCSSLKERGNIASYIPELRKVDGSKFGIHLVDAKKSNFQAGDANELFSIQSISKVLTLAQAMGMVGEKLWQRVGVEPSGDPFNHLSLLEMENGVPRNPLINAGAIVVADILVTHLTNPKTDFLAFVRELANDETIEFDQEVAASEQRTGFRNYAAANLLKSYGNLKNDVDTVLDFYFHQCALKMSCKQLTKAFYFLMNRGECQQGRSYLTLRQVKRVNSIMLTCGFYDEAGEFAFEVGLPGKSGVGGGIVALLPDKYCVAVWSPGLNEKGNSKLGMEALEKLTTATGQSIF; encoded by the coding sequence ATGATCGATTATCAGGCTATACTGGATAGTATCGCAATAGGTTGTTCCTCCCTAAAGGAAAGGGGCAATATCGCGAGCTATATTCCAGAACTCCGGAAAGTGGATGGTTCTAAATTCGGGATTCATTTGGTCGACGCTAAAAAAAGTAACTTTCAGGCAGGCGACGCCAATGAACTGTTCTCCATTCAAAGTATTTCTAAAGTATTGACCCTAGCACAGGCTATGGGTATGGTGGGCGAGAAACTATGGCAGCGGGTCGGGGTAGAACCTTCCGGTGATCCGTTCAATCATCTATCGCTTTTAGAAATGGAAAACGGGGTTCCTAGAAATCCACTTATCAATGCCGGTGCGATTGTGGTCGCCGATATTTTGGTGACGCATCTTACCAATCCCAAGACCGATTTTTTGGCCTTCGTAAGGGAACTGGCCAATGACGAGACTATTGAATTTGACCAAGAAGTTGCAGCATCGGAGCAGCGAACGGGTTTCAGGAATTATGCGGCGGCCAACTTACTTAAATCGTACGGTAATCTAAAGAACGATGTCGACACGGTTTTGGATTTCTATTTTCATCAATGTGCCCTTAAGATGTCTTGCAAACAATTGACCAAAGCCTTTTACTTTTTAATGAACCGAGGCGAATGCCAACAAGGGAGGTCCTATTTGACCTTAAGGCAAGTAAAACGTGTCAATTCGATAATGCTCACCTGCGGCTTTTACGATGAAGCCGGAGAGTTCGCCTTTGAAGTAGGCTTACCGGGTAAAAGTGGTGTAGGTGGAGGTATCGTGGCCCTGCTACCAGACAAGTATTGTGTAGCCGTCTGGTCCCCGGGATTGAACGAAAAGGGAAATTCAAAATTGGGAATGGAAGCACTGGAAAAATTAACCACGGCAACGGGACAATCGATATTTTAG
- the thrA gene encoding bifunctional aspartate kinase/homoserine dehydrogenase I, with protein sequence MQVLKFGGTSVANSKNISLVKDIVGQLKKGKTVVVVSALGGVTDLLIESASLASKQLDAYASILKKIEDRHIKTIKELIPIKRQSRVLSRIKSELNTLETLLEGAFLIGEITPKLSDKIVSFGELLSSFIISEYFISDGMNAVYKDSRELIITNEVYGKAAVDFSKTDSNCRAFFKKVPESTIVLGGFIASSENGNATTLGRGGSDYSSAIIAAAVQATELQIWTDVSGMFTANPKLVKQARAIPHISYEEAMELSHFGAKVLYSPTIQPVLAKDINIVIKNTFEPEAEGTLITKTQNEKGKSVRGISHIENIALLSLEGPGMVGIPGISKRFFEVLSQAEISVVLITQASSEHSICVGISDADIEKAVAVVNAAFEYEIERGKIQPVISEKNLAIIALVGDNMKSHQGLSGKMFSTLGRNNVNIRVIAQGASERNISAVIDKSDVKKALNALHEEFFEENIKQLNLFVMGVGNVGSKFLKQVHQQKKYLKDNLKLNIRIIGMSNSRKMIFDESGIPLKYWEEQLNNGEKANREKFMSRVKELNYRNSIFVDNTASSEVSETYNTYLRNSISVVTCNKIACSSAFENYSELKQLARKYNAPFLFETNVGAGLPIIDTLKHLIVSGDKVLKIQAVLSGSLNFVFNNFNDQTTFHDVVKQAQEEGYTEPDPKIDLSGVDVMRKILILARESGNELEIEDIANNSFLPKESLATKNNTEFFASLKKNEAAFQKLYKTAAEANSKLKYVAQFENGKASVGLQQIPKGHDFYNLEGSDNIVLFYTERYPNQPMIIKGAGAGADVTASGIFADIIRIGNF encoded by the coding sequence ATGCAAGTTTTAAAATTCGGAGGTACTTCCGTAGCCAATTCAAAAAATATATCCTTAGTAAAAGACATCGTCGGCCAGCTAAAAAAAGGTAAGACCGTAGTCGTGGTGTCTGCCCTTGGTGGTGTGACGGATCTTTTAATTGAAAGTGCTTCCTTGGCGTCAAAACAACTGGATGCCTACGCGAGCATCTTGAAGAAAATAGAGGATAGGCATATCAAAACCATCAAGGAACTCATCCCGATCAAGCGGCAGAGTAGAGTGCTCAGCAGGATTAAAAGTGAGCTGAACACTTTAGAAACCCTTCTCGAAGGGGCTTTTTTAATAGGGGAAATCACCCCGAAACTCTCGGATAAAATCGTCAGTTTTGGGGAACTACTGTCCTCTTTCATCATCAGCGAGTATTTTATTTCCGATGGAATGAATGCAGTATATAAGGACAGTCGGGAACTCATCATCACCAACGAAGTATACGGAAAAGCGGCTGTCGATTTTAGCAAAACCGATAGCAATTGCCGTGCGTTTTTTAAAAAGGTACCTGAAAGCACCATTGTGCTAGGCGGATTCATTGCCTCCTCCGAGAACGGAAACGCCACCACCTTGGGAAGAGGCGGTTCAGATTACTCCTCCGCCATCATCGCAGCAGCGGTACAAGCCACTGAATTACAGATTTGGACGGATGTAAGTGGCATGTTCACGGCCAATCCCAAACTCGTAAAGCAAGCAAGGGCCATCCCGCATATTTCTTATGAGGAAGCAATGGAGCTCTCACACTTTGGGGCCAAGGTCCTTTACTCGCCGACCATCCAGCCCGTTTTGGCAAAAGATATCAATATCGTTATCAAAAATACGTTTGAACCCGAGGCTGAAGGAACCTTGATCACGAAGACCCAAAACGAAAAAGGAAAAAGTGTTCGCGGTATCAGCCACATTGAGAACATCGCACTTCTATCATTGGAAGGCCCGGGCATGGTCGGTATTCCGGGAATATCAAAACGCTTTTTCGAAGTGCTTTCACAGGCAGAAATCAGCGTGGTCCTGATTACCCAGGCATCTTCTGAGCACTCGATCTGCGTGGGCATTTCGGATGCCGATATCGAGAAGGCTGTAGCAGTGGTAAATGCAGCATTTGAGTATGAAATTGAGCGTGGGAAGATTCAGCCCGTTATTTCCGAGAAAAATCTTGCCATAATCGCCCTTGTGGGTGACAACATGAAAAGTCATCAAGGGCTTAGCGGAAAAATGTTCAGTACCCTAGGAAGAAACAATGTAAATATTAGGGTCATTGCGCAAGGCGCCTCAGAACGGAATATATCTGCGGTCATCGACAAAAGCGACGTAAAAAAAGCGCTGAACGCCCTACATGAGGAATTCTTCGAGGAAAACATAAAGCAGTTGAACCTCTTTGTAATGGGTGTGGGCAATGTGGGTTCAAAGTTCTTAAAGCAGGTACACCAACAAAAAAAATACCTTAAGGATAATCTAAAATTGAACATCCGTATTATCGGTATGTCAAACTCCCGCAAAATGATTTTTGATGAGAGTGGCATTCCTCTAAAGTATTGGGAAGAGCAGTTGAACAATGGTGAGAAAGCAAACCGAGAGAAATTTATGTCCCGCGTAAAGGAACTTAATTACCGCAATAGTATTTTCGTTGACAATACGGCCAGTTCAGAAGTTTCGGAAACCTACAACACCTATTTAAGAAACAGTATTTCGGTAGTGACCTGCAATAAAATTGCTTGTTCTTCCGCTTTTGAAAATTACAGCGAATTGAAACAATTGGCGCGCAAATACAATGCGCCTTTTTTATTCGAGACCAATGTCGGTGCGGGCTTACCGATAATAGACACCTTGAAACATCTGATCGTATCCGGAGACAAAGTGTTGAAAATTCAGGCGGTACTATCCGGGAGTCTCAATTTTGTATTCAATAATTTTAATGACCAAACCACGTTTCATGATGTGGTCAAACAGGCACAGGAAGAAGGATATACCGAGCCCGACCCGAAAATTGATTTAAGCGGGGTAGATGTGATGCGAAAAATTCTAATTTTGGCTCGGGAGAGCGGAAACGAGCTGGAGATAGAGGACATTGCAAATAATTCCTTCCTGCCAAAGGAAAGTCTTGCCACCAAAAATAACACCGAGTTTTTCGCCTCGCTAAAGAAGAACGAAGCGGCCTTTCAAAAATTATACAAGACAGCCGCCGAAGCGAATAGTAAATTAAAGTACGTAGCACAGTTCGAAAACGGGAAGGCCAGTGTAGGTCTGCAACAAATTCCCAAAGGGCACGACTTCTACAATCTCGAGGGAAGTGACAACATTGTACTGTTCTATACGGAACGGTACCCGAACCAACCAATGATCATTAAAGGGGCAGGTGCTGGGGCCGACGTGACGGCATCCGGAATTTTTGCCGATATTATTCGGATAGGGAATTTTTAG
- the thrC gene encoding threonine synthase, with the protein MNFYSLNKQAPKASFKDAVIKGIAPDRGLYFPQRITPLPTSFFDGIEDLSHQEIAFNAIHQFVSDDIPNEKLREILTNVLDFDFPVVEIESNVATLELFHGPTMAFKDVGARFMANCLGYFSKESTNEVTVLVATSGDTGGAVANGFLGVEGVNVVILYPSGKVSDIQERQLTTLGQNITALEVDGTFDDCQKMVKTAFLDEELLQNMQLTSANSINVARWLPQLFYFLFAYKQVKSQGKEIVFSVPSGNFGNICAGLVAQKLGMPVKHFVASTNVNDTVPEFMKTGKYLPKPSTATISNAMDVGDPSNFIRIRHLFADNFQALTEQLSSFAFTDEQTREAMKTIYSSSRYITDPHGAVGYLGLKKYQETNPEVYGIFLETAHPVKFLDVVEATIPEKLAIPSQIQRVMGKTKKSIRIKTYEDLKKFLFN; encoded by the coding sequence TTGAACTTCTACAGCCTTAATAAACAAGCCCCTAAAGCATCCTTTAAAGATGCCGTCATAAAAGGTATCGCTCCAGATCGTGGCTTATACTTTCCACAACGTATTACTCCCTTGCCTACATCCTTTTTTGATGGAATAGAGGATTTATCGCATCAGGAAATCGCATTCAATGCCATTCATCAATTTGTGAGCGATGATATTCCCAACGAGAAATTAAGGGAGATTTTGACGAACGTGCTGGACTTCGATTTTCCCGTTGTGGAAATTGAAAGCAATGTGGCGACCTTAGAGCTTTTTCATGGGCCAACCATGGCTTTTAAGGATGTCGGTGCGCGCTTTATGGCCAATTGCCTGGGATACTTTTCGAAAGAATCCACCAATGAAGTGACTGTTTTGGTCGCTACTTCCGGGGACACGGGCGGTGCCGTTGCAAACGGATTTCTGGGCGTAGAAGGGGTCAATGTCGTTATCCTGTACCCTAGCGGAAAAGTTAGTGATATTCAAGAACGCCAATTGACGACTTTAGGTCAAAATATTACAGCTCTTGAGGTAGATGGTACTTTTGATGATTGTCAAAAAATGGTCAAAACCGCCTTTCTGGACGAAGAGCTGCTGCAAAATATGCAATTGACTTCAGCCAACTCCATAAACGTAGCCCGTTGGTTGCCACAATTATTCTACTTCCTATTCGCCTACAAACAAGTAAAATCACAGGGGAAAGAAATCGTTTTCTCCGTACCGAGTGGAAACTTCGGAAACATTTGCGCAGGATTGGTCGCTCAAAAACTGGGCATGCCCGTGAAACATTTTGTGGCATCCACCAATGTAAACGATACGGTACCGGAATTTATGAAAACCGGGAAGTATCTGCCCAAGCCGTCAACAGCGACCATATCAAATGCCATGGACGTAGGGGACCCCAGTAACTTTATACGCATTAGACACCTCTTTGCTGATAATTTCCAGGCTTTGACAGAACAGCTTTCCTCGTTTGCCTTTACCGATGAACAAACTCGTGAAGCCATGAAAACCATTTATTCGTCCTCAAGATACATCACAGACCCCCATGGTGCCGTTGGCTATCTAGGACTGAAAAAATACCAAGAAACCAACCCGGAGGTATACGGTATTTTTTTAGAAACCGCGCATCCGGTAAAGTTTTTGGATGTTGTTGAGGCAACCATACCGGAAAAGCTTGCTATTCCTTCCCAAATTCAAAGGGTAATGGGGAAGACCAAGAAATCGATTCGGATAAAAACGTACGAAGACCTCAAGAAATTTCTATTCAATTGA
- a CDS encoding YebC/PmpR family DNA-binding transcriptional regulator, producing MGRAFEFRKARKMKRWSAMSKAFTRIGKDIVMAVKEGGPDPDSNSRLRAVIQNAKSVNMPKDNVERAIKRASDKSLGDYKEVLFEGYAPHGIAILVETATDNNTRTVANVRSYFNKCNGNLGTSGSVEFMFDHTCNFRIPAEGIDPEELELEMIDYGAEEVFVDEDGILIYAPFESFGAIQKELENREIEILSSGFERIPQVTKKLSEEEAVDIEKLLEKLEEDDDVQNVYHTMEES from the coding sequence ATGGGAAGAGCTTTTGAATTTCGGAAGGCAAGAAAAATGAAACGTTGGTCGGCCATGTCCAAAGCCTTTACACGTATCGGTAAGGATATCGTAATGGCCGTGAAAGAAGGTGGTCCCGACCCGGATTCCAATTCGAGGCTACGCGCCGTTATCCAGAACGCAAAGTCGGTAAATATGCCCAAAGACAATGTTGAACGTGCGATCAAACGTGCGAGCGACAAGAGTTTGGGGGATTATAAAGAGGTATTATTTGAAGGATACGCTCCCCATGGAATCGCCATATTGGTGGAGACCGCAACGGACAATAACACCCGTACCGTGGCGAACGTACGTAGCTATTTCAATAAGTGCAATGGGAACCTCGGCACTTCGGGCTCGGTAGAATTCATGTTCGACCACACCTGTAATTTCCGGATTCCTGCCGAAGGCATCGACCCGGAGGAACTGGAATTGGAAATGATAGACTACGGTGCCGAAGAAGTTTTCGTAGATGAGGATGGCATTTTGATCTATGCCCCTTTTGAAAGCTTTGGTGCCATACAAAAGGAACTTGAAAACCGTGAAATCGAAATCCTTTCCTCCGGCTTCGAACGCATACCCCAAGTCACCAAAAAACTATCCGAAGAGGAAGCCGTAGATATTGAAAAATTACTGGAAAAATTGGAGGAAGATGACGATGTTCAGAACGTGTACCATACGATGGAGGAGTCCTAA
- a CDS encoding carbohydrate-binding protein codes for MKKRLQSVGLNILRNGMALVMLMLAFNCSKDEIAQEEEFLVARAVSIPSGSAITIQAENYDNMSGVRTQGTSDSGGGLNVGWIDTGDYLEYDINVSSSGSYKFEFRVASNSNNSKFDFFQNNTKLSNVNKATTGGWQNWTTTSKTVNLSSGNSKLKILATGSGWNINWIKITPQGSGGSCSTNLAIGKNAEQSTTAYGGSAARAIDGNTSGVWSQSSVTHTSSSYRPWWQVQLGSDYNIGDIKIWNRTDCCTGRLNNFDVFVYNSVGTLVHKSTITATPSPSVTVRTGGVRGSRVRIKLKGTNALSLAEVQVFESNGDDGGGGGTASIPSDLMENCNQWKITYPDGSEDKTLCGEGNNEYFFVNGSKNGIVFKAPIRSNNGTTPNSDYVRSELRERTPDGKSDVYWTTSGTNVVYVKQAITNLPIVKDHLVATQIHGNKSDGIDDAMVLRLEGKKLFLSFNGGKLRSDLTIKTNYNLGTTHEVIFEVKNGKHYCYYSEDGNLKNAYASGNASAYLVKDGSNSFVMDRSYGEAYFKIGNYTQSNAEREGGQTGNSNNYGEVLVYDFYVTH; via the coding sequence ATGAAAAAACGATTACAGAGTGTGGGATTGAATATCCTAAGAAACGGTATGGCTTTGGTCATGTTAATGCTTGCCTTTAATTGCAGCAAGGATGAGATAGCTCAAGAAGAGGAATTTTTAGTGGCCAGGGCCGTGAGTATTCCCAGTGGCTCGGCCATTACCATTCAGGCAGAGAATTATGATAATATGAGTGGAGTGCGCACTCAGGGCACCTCTGATTCCGGTGGTGGACTCAACGTAGGATGGATAGATACGGGAGATTACCTTGAATATGATATCAATGTTTCCAGTTCGGGAAGTTATAAGTTCGAATTTAGGGTCGCTTCCAATTCCAATAATTCAAAATTTGATTTTTTTCAAAACAATACCAAATTATCCAACGTGAACAAGGCGACCACCGGAGGTTGGCAAAATTGGACTACCACCTCGAAAACCGTCAATTTATCTTCGGGCAACAGTAAACTTAAAATACTTGCTACGGGCAGTGGTTGGAATATCAATTGGATAAAGATTACACCCCAAGGCAGTGGTGGTTCGTGCTCGACAAATTTGGCAATAGGCAAGAATGCCGAGCAATCGACGACCGCTTATGGCGGTTCTGCGGCAAGAGCTATCGATGGCAATACTTCCGGCGTATGGTCGCAAAGCAGCGTTACCCACACCTCCAGTTCGTATCGCCCGTGGTGGCAGGTGCAATTGGGGTCCGATTATAACATCGGTGACATTAAAATATGGAATAGGACCGATTGCTGCACCGGTAGACTGAATAATTTCGATGTTTTCGTATACAATTCAGTCGGTACGCTCGTGCATAAGTCTACCATAACCGCTACTCCGAGTCCGTCGGTGACGGTCCGTACTGGTGGCGTAAGGGGGTCTAGGGTGCGTATCAAGTTGAAAGGTACCAATGCATTGTCCTTGGCAGAGGTTCAGGTTTTCGAAAGCAATGGCGACGACGGTGGCGGTGGCGGAACGGCCAGTATCCCCTCTGACTTAATGGAGAATTGCAACCAATGGAAAATTACTTATCCCGATGGATCGGAAGACAAGACTTTGTGTGGTGAAGGTAATAATGAGTATTTCTTCGTAAACGGAAGTAAAAACGGAATCGTATTTAAGGCTCCGATACGAAGCAACAATGGCACTACGCCGAATTCGGATTATGTGCGTTCCGAATTACGAGAGCGTACGCCGGATGGAAAGTCCGACGTGTATTGGACTACCTCCGGAACCAACGTTGTTTACGTGAAACAAGCGATTACCAATCTGCCGATTGTAAAAGATCATTTGGTCGCTACCCAGATTCATGGGAACAAGAGCGACGGAATCGATGATGCCATGGTGTTACGGCTCGAAGGGAAGAAACTTTTCCTAAGTTTTAACGGCGGTAAATTGCGAAGCGATTTGACAATCAAGACCAATTACAATCTCGGTACGACACATGAGGTGATTTTTGAGGTCAAAAATGGAAAACACTACTGTTACTACAGTGAAGACGGAAATCTTAAAAACGCATATGCCAGCGGGAACGCTTCGGCTTATCTCGTAAAGGACGGGAGTAATTCTTTTGTCATGGACAGAAGTTATGGAGAGGCCTATTTTAAAATAGGGAACTATACCCAAAGTAATGCTGAAAGAGAAGGCGGTCAAACGGGAAATTCCAACAACTACGGCGAGGTTTTAGTGTACGACTTCTATGTGACGCACTAA
- a CDS encoding sugar nucleotide-binding protein, producing MEAKKILILGGSGFLGNAIYRELCSYFDTYGTYFTARKDFEDNQQFFKYDMQEDDVFDVLEQVQPQIIISALRGNFAAQIQAHQHIIEYVQEHDCTLYFLSSANVFDSYTKYPSYELDKTLSDSIYGRLKIKIENMMLRLPKKKMCILRIPMVFGQQSPRIKAMKENVMNNLPIEVFPNLIINVTNDNKLTQKIHYLINRNKSGIFHLGSVDLVHHEEFIKELMEHIGNFNPIYKRVYTTNDERYLAVLPKENKLPKNLQVNYQEIIDHHILK from the coding sequence TTGGAGGCGAAGAAGATTCTTATTTTAGGCGGAAGCGGTTTTTTGGGTAATGCCATTTACAGGGAACTATGCTCCTACTTTGATACCTATGGTACCTATTTTACCGCAAGAAAAGACTTTGAGGACAATCAACAGTTCTTTAAATACGATATGCAGGAAGACGATGTGTTCGATGTCCTGGAGCAAGTACAACCTCAGATTATCATTTCGGCCCTCCGCGGTAACTTTGCGGCCCAAATACAAGCACATCAACATATCATAGAATATGTGCAGGAACACGACTGTACCTTGTATTTTCTCTCTTCGGCTAACGTTTTCGATTCCTACACGAAATACCCGTCCTATGAATTGGACAAAACCCTTTCCGACAGTATTTACGGGCGGTTAAAAATCAAAATCGAGAACATGATGCTTCGGTTGCCCAAGAAAAAAATGTGCATTCTACGTATTCCGATGGTTTTCGGCCAACAATCACCCCGAATTAAGGCAATGAAGGAAAATGTGATGAACAACTTGCCGATAGAGGTTTTTCCCAACCTGATCATCAATGTCACCAACGATAATAAATTAACCCAAAAGATACACTATCTCATCAATCGAAATAAAAGCGGTATCTTTCATTTAGGCAGTGTTGATTTGGTACATCATGAAGAGTTCATTAAGGAACTAATGGAACACATCGGAAATTTCAATCCGATTTATAAACGTGTTTATACTACAAATGACGAGCGCTATTTGGCCGTTTTGCCCAAAGAAAACAAATTGCCCAAAAACTTACAGGTCAACTATCAAGAAATCATCGACCATCACATTTTAAAATAG